Sequence from the Anas acuta chromosome 24, bAnaAcu1.1, whole genome shotgun sequence genome:
gggcagagctcattgctctctgcagctccctgagaggggtggggagctggggtcggcCTCTGCTCGCAGATaaccagggccaggagcagagggaacggcctggagctgtgccaggggaggttgaggtgggcaatgaggagccatttctgctcagccagAGCGGGCAggcgttgggacgggttgcccagggaggtgggggagtccccgtccctgggggggctccaggAGAGGTTGAggctggtgcttggggacacggctcAGTGGGGACAGTGGTGGGGGGGGGTGCTTGGAGCAGGTGATCCTGGAGGACTtctccaaccctaatgattctcCAACTCCGGTGCTGTCTTTGCATTTCATTGCAGAATCCTTCGGGCAGAACTACCCCGAGGTAAGCGCCCCCTCTCCTACaccccttgtccctgtcccgCTGCCAGTGGTTTTCGGGCAGACCCTGACCCTGTTCCCCGCAGGAGGCCGATGGCACGCTGGACTGCATCAGCATGGCCCTGACCTGCACCTTCAACCGCTGGGGCACGCTGCTCGCCGTGGGCTGCAACGACGGGCGCATCGTCATCTGGGACTTCCTGACCAGGGGCATCGCCAAGATCATCAGCGCCCACATTCACCCCGTCTGCTCCTTGTGGTGAGAGAggactgatgttttttttccccaggaatgCTGTAACTGCATGCTGAGTGCTCTCTGAGCTAATAGCTACCTCCTCAGGAACCACCGGGTGTGAGAGGCTGCTCTCCTTTTTGTCAGGATTTGCCCGTGTCTGTGTTTGCTGGGGACCAGGTGCTGTGAGAGCCCAACTGCTCTTGACACCTGTTCCTATTAGCTACTGAAACACAGCACTTTGCGGGATACAGAGTTGCATTTTAGGATGTATCCCTTTAAAATAGCATGAGAATATGGTATGTCTGCTGAGTTTGGGGTTGTTTAGAGTTCAAAAGTTGTTTTTCACACTAATGTTTTTATAGCTGAACCCATTAATTAGGTCTGATAATTTTAAGTGACTCTTGGTGGACACATTGTATGCATTTGAGAAGTAACTTGTACTTGGATTCATTCTTGTCACTGTAGCTGGAGTCGAGATGGTCACAAATTAGTGAGTGCTTCAACTGACAACATCGTGTCACAGTGGGATGTGCTCTCTGGAGACTGTGACCAGAGATTTCGGTTTCCTTCGCCTATCTTGAAAGTTCAGTACCACCCTCGAGACCAGTAAgtcctgtgaaaaaaaaagtttgaatacTCTCCTTTGGGTAAAAGTTAtggttattaaaatatttcactgtgttttgcAAAGTAGGAGCTTTCAGCGTGTCTTCTTTACGTGATTGGATTTGCTGTGGCTCTTCTTATTATGAAAGTATCAGGAAGGGAGTAGAGTAAACGTGAGAATGATTCTTAAAACTGTGCATAGAAATGTCTTGTTGAGTTTATAAGTTAACTTTATAAACTTAAAGAAGcttccaaagaaagaaaggaaatgaaagaagataCCAGTTAAATGTCATTTTGCAGTGTAAGACTAGAGAAAACGTATTCTACGTAGCTCAACATagattgagattttttttatacttcttAATGTGAGAACTGTTTTGGAGAACAAACTATTaactcttccttttctgctttgcagaaacAGAGTTCTGGTTTGTCCCATGAAGTCTGCGCCCGTGATGCTCACGCTGTCAGACTCCAAGCATGTTGTTCTGCCTGTGGATGACGATTCTGATCTCAACGTAGTGGCCTCCTTTGACAGGCGAGGGGAATACATTTATACGGGCAATGCCAAGGGGAAGGTGAGACTGTAGCAAGAGGCATTGGGTGCAGTAGCTTAgattatttcctgtttttatcaAGGTGCTTGATGTCTCTAGGTTGCGTTCTTTGCTTTAATGTACAAGTAAGGCTTCCTCAATGTGTCTTGAATAATTCGATATGATGTTGACACGATCATCTGCACCGTCACATTTCATCTTTGAAGATCTGTAGCATCTTTGTAGAATCTTTGAGTTAGGCCTTTGTGTTCCTGTTGTCTTTGACTGTATTTCTTGGATCCTTTTCCAGTGTAAATAAACCAACGTTAATGTTGCAGAAGTGTCGCAGAAACTGTAGTAGAAACTAAAACTACAGTTGCAGAGCCCCAGCTATTCCTGTGTAGATTGCTGAggcttctgttttcagtgttaGTAGCAGATGTGAAAGGTACCGAAAGTGGAGTGAGTCATAATGAGGACACTGATTGCCTTCTGTTTCCTTCATCTTCAGATCTTGGTCTTAAAAACAGACACTCAGGATCTTGTTGCTTCCTTCAGAGTGACAACTGGCACCAGCAACACTACAGCTATTAAATCAATTGAATTTGCTCGGAAAGGAAGGTGAGCTATTTATCAAGTGGTATCTTTAAAAATGAGCTGAAAGCTACTGACTATACAAGGCCTTAAGAACTGCCACAATTATTTCATGCAACATATTCTgactctattttctttttttctttttttaatgcaatgcaTGTTCTGTGTAATCTTTCCTACAGCTGCTTTTTGATAAACACAGCTGACAGGATAATCAGGGTGTATGATGGCCGTGAAATTTTAACCTGTGGACGAGATGGGGAGCCTGAACCGATGCAGAAGCTGCAGGATTTAGTGAACAGGTAAGAGGCAGCAGAATGAGTGAAAGCCTGTCTTGAAAAggttgtgttttgtgtgttctgtACTAATGGGAGCACCTGCACAAAGGGTAACTCAGTATTTTGTTTGGTGTAATGGAcaggtttgtttatttgaatCCTGTGAGTCACAATTTGAtgtgaaatgtaaatattatttgtgGATGGGAGGATATAAGGTCTTGGTCTGGAGAACAGTCCTCTGTATTGTGCTGTTGTTTAATTGcctactttgatttttttttcttttgtacgTAGGACCCCATGGAAGAAGTGTTGTTTCTCTGGTGATGGCGAATATATAGTAGCAGGTTCGGCACGACAGCATGCTCTATACATTTGGGAGAAAAGCATTGGAAACCTAGTGAAAATCCTTCATGGGACCAGAGGAGAGCTGCTCTTGGATGTAGCAGTAAGAACACTGCCCACTAGTGCTGAGTTTCTTGTTATTTTGCGAACTAAGCTTTCTTAGTTCTGTTCACCAATTAAGctcctcctcttttctctttcacatcAACCTAGTGGCATCCTGTCCGGCCGATCATAGCTTCCATTTCCAGTGGCGTTGTATCCATATGGGCTCAGAATCAAGTGGTAAGCATTTCAGGTTATTTCCTTAAGAGAATTCCCTGGTTGGTTTCCATCCTAGCAGACTGAATATTTGCATGTTGAAATCCTTTATTGAATCCCAGTTCAGCAAGCTCCCTAGCTTCACCTGCCTGACTTGAAAGATGTTTGCCATCAAGTTGAATGTGAGGAGGGTGCGTATACTTCAACTGCAGAACTAGTTAAACTTTGTGTTAAGTCACAGGGACATTTTATGCAGGGATGGTGTCCTTCTGTATGTGTTAAGTATAGGAAGTCTGAGTGAGTGTGTCAAAACTGCAGTGGTTAATATTAACATATGACTTTGGTTTTAGGGATAATGACATACATTGCCATATCGAAGGAGTGTGGTCATATTTTCAGTAGGAGCTGATTCATGCAGTTCCTATTTGGCATATGATTGAGCTATGACTTTTGTGATGTTGCACATGGCTTGGGGGATTTTAATGTGGTATGAGACTGTAAGTGCACGAGTCCTCGCTGTGGTTGCTGTTGCGTAAAGTAAAATTCATCTTGAATTTGTGGTGTAGGAAAACTGGAGTGCCTTTGCACCTGACTTCAAAGAACTGGACGAGAATGTAGAATATGAAGAGAGAGAGTCTGAGTTTGACATTGAAGATGAAGATAAGAGTGAACCAGAACAGACAGGTAATGCCTAAACTTTGTTCCTGTGCAGCAACGGTGTGGTCAGCAGTTCAGTTGTTACCAAATCATTTGTAGTCCAAATATATGatcataataaaaattaaaactagtGGTCACAGTAGTGTATGTGGGTAGTAAATGTCAAACAGCAGTGGATAAATGAAGGTATCTAAATCAACAATCAGTGTGATTCCTCCTAATTGCCGTGCCGTATTTGCTTAACAAAGCCTCCCCTTTCCATTGTGTTTTCAGTCGAAGGCAGTAGCCTTTGACCCGTGGGTGTGTGGGCTTGCTCTCACCAGAAGCGATGCTGAATTTGAATCAGTAGCAGCACAACTTGGCCGCTTGGTGGTGCCAAAAAGTTGTGTACTGGAAAAGGCTAACCTTCTATAGAAAGAAGTAAGGATTCTTCCCAGCACACCGCAGAGCTCTCCTCGTTACCAGGCTTTGCAGTACTTCACGCTTTTAGATTACTTTTTCTCTAGGACTTTCTAATATTAAAACATAACATTGGCTTGTGGGAgcaaagcattaaaacaaattctaagtaattttttcttttccttgttgtctttaattctttttttccctcgaTTCTTAGGTGCTGAtgctgcagaagatgaagaagtGGATGTAACTAGTGTAGATCCCATTGCTGCCTTCTGTAGCAGgtaaaagaataattttgtttaaagcATGAATATAAAATGTAGCACTAATGTATTCCCTGTATACTATAACAGCCCTCCCCACATACTtgcattttctgtgcctttcctGTATCAGATAGTTACTTGTGTAAAGAGCTCTTTGCAGAGACTAAGATGCATCTTTGGATGGATTGCTACATTTCATGTAGTTAAGCACAAACAAGGCGTAGGCTTCAGTTGTTAATTGTTCTGGGTgaggaagatgaaagaaatgagACCAAAATGAACCATGTtcctttgttcttcatttttttaatactgagtGCATCTCTGACAGTCAAgagttgtcttttttcttctctctgtcccGGAGTCCCCTGTTAAGCACCATCAGTCTTGCACAGGAAACCAGGCAGTCTATGACTGTGACACTCGTGTGGCATGCACTCCCTCCAAGGATGACAAGCCTTGTCTTCACAGCATTTCCATGTTCCTCCTTAATGTCTTTGGTTAAGGTATCAAATATCTATTTGTACAGAGTTCTCAAGCTGCTGAATGCCTTGGTCAACTACACAGTGTGGCTGTCTGACTGCTCCCTGCAGAGATGGGTCTTGATTTGTGAATGAGAAGATGTCAAAGAGCactaattttaaaagacagcctacttttttctttcatagtgATGAAGAACTGGAGGACTCCAAGGCTCTGCTTTACTTACCTATTGCTCCTGAAGTGGAAGATCCAGAAGAAAACCCCTATGGGCCTCCCCCTGATGCTGTTCAGAGTTCTTTAAGCGATGAGGGAATAGGTTCTGAGAAGAAGAGACAGTCCTCCTCCGATGGACCTCAGGCACCAAAGAAGAAGCCCAAAACCACCAACATTGAACTACAAGGAGTACCTAATGATGGTGATTAGAAGCTGCCATTGTTTTAGTGCCTATTTTGCATCTGACATAAATTTTAGCTTTGCCTAGTCAGAATACTAGGTGGTCGCTCATTGATCTTCTTTTCTGTGAAGTTACTTCTCACAGCAATGATTAATGGCCACCTACTTACAAAGTTTGCTGGCGTTTTGCAAACTAGAAATGAGAACAGGCATCCTGAAACtagtttttaatgttgtttgtATTTCACATCTGATTTCAGTGTCCTAATGATAACCCCTCTTGGTAACACATTGCTTTCCACAGAAGTCCATCCGCTGCTGGGTGTGAAGGGAGATGGTAAATCCAAGAAGAAGCAAGCAGGCAGGCCTAAAGGATCAAAAGGTAAAGACAAAGATTCTCCATTTAAACCGAAACTCTACAAAGGGGACAGAGGTGCTTTACCTCTGGAAGGAGCAGCGAAGGGTAAAGTGCAGGCGGAGCTGGGACAGCCTTTGACAGGTAAGGACCCAGTGTGAGCGTCGTTGCTTGCTTGGTGGCCTTGCTTTGTACAGACCCTGACTTAATATAGTCATAGCGTTTTATCTTCCCAAATGGCACCTGCTCACTAAATGTTTAGCTGCTGTCAAGGATAGgcaaaattttacattttttttttttttgctgaagggCTTTTAATAGTTTTAGTAGAACTGATATCCATGCATGTGGTGTTGCATAATGTAAAGCACATGTAGGGTTTTTAATAGAGATGGAGCActatttcaaaagcaaagtGTCTTTGACTTTAGTCATTTAGTTATTAACTTCTTTCAGTTCTTACATTCACAATAACTGTGCTCAGTTTGGCTGGGTAGGTTTTGACAGCAAAAACGTAAATAGTGAAGGGTTCAGAAGCTTAAATTGATGTTTTGTGCCATCGATGGTGTAATGAACAAAAAAAGTTCTGTAATCAGAACTAGGAAATGAAGCAGGTATCAAAAACTTTTTGAAGGTTAGAAATACTGTCCGTTGACTTAGGAGAggttttatttccctcttcTCTGGGACTCAGCTAAATGACCTCGTAACTGGGGTTTTCCATTTCCTATCTGAACTAGAATATTGTTGTTTATGGTTTCTGCCAAAATACACACCTGTGACTTTCCACTAGGCAAAGTGTAGTGTTGCTTAAAGGAGTGTAGTAAAAGACTGAGCATTGCCTGTTTGATCAGTGGACCCTAAGATAAAATTTTTCTATACCTTGCTATGCAATAGCCTTAGTTAAATCCCAGAAAGCACAGATGCTGTAATAGAGGACAGGTTTTGATGGctctttccacattttttttaaattgtgttttgttggttgCTTACAAGCCTTGCAGTCACCTTCGTTAGGGCCCAGCTGTTGACAGTGTTTCCCATCTGTCTCACTTGCTACTTGAGCATATTTGGGAAAAGTTCACTCAGGTGTAGCAAAGGAAGTACACGTTTGGATTAAATGATGTGCGTCCCACAGAGAACGTAGGGCTGGTACATAAACGGATTCAAATATATGATATAATTGATACATCAAATTTTGCATTTCCTTGaactcagcagctgctgctgtggattTTAGACTGCACAgagttgatttttgtttttttaaccccttccttccctcactGCTGGTCCTACGTTACCCACCTTGCTCATTGtccttcctgctctgctcctgttATGTTGCTTATTCCAGTACTGGTAACTGCTATATGCAGAAAAAGGGGATGTGATAAAAGAAACCTGTCTATAAGTGGCAAAACATGGTGAATGTTTTCTGGGcttctatttaatattttcatgatGCACCTTACAAAATctagaaattaaacaaatagcCGAGAATATCCTTAGACCTTCTGAGCAGCACAGATTAGCTTCTAGTGTCAGGGTTACCAGGCAGGGCAGTTCTCTCTCGATTTCTCAGGTCATTAGGGGCAATACAATGTGCTTAGAAGTACAATCACAAGGAGTTGTCTGGGTCGATATGGATTCTCAGATGTCTGCTGGCATCTGTTAAACATCCTGACTTCTCTGTTGTGCCATGCTGGGTGGACAAGACTAGTCTGAAGACCAGCTGAGTATAACCCTTCATCAGCAAGACTGTTGATTGCTTTCTTTTATCACGCTGCTAATTAACGTGACCATATGCAAAAGGacataaaagagagagaggattgTGCACTGGAAACTTAACAATGTGGCTTCCCAAACAAATTTCAGTGGTTAattgtttcaaacaaacaaacaaatctgaatATCTTAACTTATCCATATTTAAGTAACTGTGTAAGCACTTCAGAGAACCGTGTGTAATCATTTTCAGAGAAACGGTTTAAATAGCAggtatgtttttccttttttttttccccaaggtgTACGTTTCTGTAACTTTCTTATCACTCTTTACTAATTTGCTTGGTCTATCATTGTAGACAGATCTCAGTGTGCTTTCTTCTTAGCAGCTTGTAATCGTTGTTGCATCAATCTGCTCTACAGAGCTGTAGGAAGACACTCCCATTGCCTCTAACATATTTCAAATGAAGCAAGATTCTGGACAGGCACCTGTGTGTTTTTTGCACATGATTGGAAATCATATTTGGGAGGATTTCTGTGTGGTTTTGCTTGTAGTTTTCTGTGCAGTACTTACAGTCTGACTTGCTTTAAGAGACAACTGTGCACTTTCACTTGTTATTGCTGCTGAGCTTCGGATGCAAATAATCATAGCAAATAATCAATATTGCTGTGGTGGACTTCTCTCTCAGTAGCGTCTGTTATTGTGCTCCCTTGTACAGTACCATTGACCAAACAGGTCGTGCAGTAGGTCCCAACAGTTAGTATTTGAAGCATCTGTATGAGGTGTGATGAAAGTAACAgtccactgaaaaacaaaacaaaaacaaaacacaacatcaCTTGGATCAAAGCTCAGTCATATTCTCACAAAGTTCATGTCTGTCTTCCTTTGTTCTCTTTATGGCTTGTGCTTATAACTTCTGTTTTGGGCAGCTAATTTTTCTTGTGTCTGCTGACATTTCAGCACTTGCAAAAGCCTGTTTACAAACTGAAGAGGCCTTCTGCTTGCAGTGCTGGAGCCAGACTGGCTTCTCTGTGTCTCTTGCATGAAGCTGTCAGTTCTGCTAGTTCCTTGTGCTGTTGCTTTCTGATGGAAGTGA
This genomic interval carries:
- the RBBP5 gene encoding retinoblastoma-binding protein 5 isoform X4; the protein is MNLELLESFGQNYPEEADGTLDCISMALTCTFNRWGTLLAVGCNDGRIVIWDFLTRGIAKIISAHIHPVCSLCWSRDGHKLVSASTDNIVSQWDVLSGDCDQRFRFPSPILKVQYHPRDQNRVLVCPMKSAPVMLTLSDSKHVVLPVDDDSDLNVVASFDRRGEYIYTGNAKGKILVLKTDTQDLVASFRVTTGTSNTTAIKSIEFARKGSCFLINTADRIIRVYDGREILTCGRDGEPEPMQKLQDLVNRTPWKKCCFSGDGEYIVAGSARQHALYIWEKSIGNLVKILHGTRGELLLDVAWHPVRPIIASISSGVVSIWAQNQVENWSAFAPDFKELDENVEYEERESEFDIEDEDKSEPEQTGADAAEDEEVDVTSVDPIAAFCSSDEELEDSKALLYLPIAPEVEDPEENPYGPPPDAVQSSLSDEGIGSEKKRQSSSDGPQAPKKKPKTTNIELQGVPNDEVHPLLGVKGDGKSKKKQAGRPKGSKGGAISELL
- the RBBP5 gene encoding retinoblastoma-binding protein 5 isoform X1; the protein is MNLELLESFGQNYPEEADGTLDCISMALTCTFNRWGTLLAVGCNDGRIVIWDFLTRGIAKIISAHIHPVCSLCWSRDGHKLVSASTDNIVSQWDVLSGDCDQRFRFPSPILKVQYHPRDQNRVLVCPMKSAPVMLTLSDSKHVVLPVDDDSDLNVVASFDRRGEYIYTGNAKGKILVLKTDTQDLVASFRVTTGTSNTTAIKSIEFARKGSCFLINTADRIIRVYDGREILTCGRDGEPEPMQKLQDLVNRTPWKKCCFSGDGEYIVAGSARQHALYIWEKSIGNLVKILHGTRGELLLDVAWHPVRPIIASISSGVVSIWAQNQVENWSAFAPDFKELDENVEYEERESEFDIEDEDKSEPEQTGADAAEDEEVDVTSVDPIAAFCSSDEELEDSKALLYLPIAPEVEDPEENPYGPPPDAVQSSLSDEGIGSEKKRQSSSDGPQAPKKKPKTTNIELQGVPNDEVHPLLGVKGDGKSKKKQAGRPKGSKGKDKDSPFKPKLYKGDRGALPLEGAAKGKVQAELGQPLTAGGAISELL
- the RBBP5 gene encoding retinoblastoma-binding protein 5 isoform X3, whose translation is MNLELLESFGQNYPEEADGTLDCISMALTCTFNRWGTLLAVGCNDGRIVIWDFLTRGIAKIISAHIHPVCSLCWSRDGHKLVSASTDNIVSQWDVLSGDCDQRFRFPSPILKVQYHPRDQNRVLVCPMKSAPVMLTLSDSKHVVLPVDDDSDLNVVASFDRRGEYIYTGNAKGKILVLKTDTQDLVASFRVTTGTSNTTAIKSIEFARKGSCFLINTADRIIRVYDGREILTCGRDGEPEPMQKLQDLVNRTPWKKCCFSGDGEYIVAGSARQHALYIWEKSIGNLVKILHGTRGELLLDVAWHPVRPIIASISSGVVSIWAQNQVENWSAFAPDFKELDENVEYEERESEFDIEDEDKSEPEQTGADAAEDEEVDVTSVDPIAAFCSSDEELEDSKALLYLPIAPEVEDPEENPYGPPPDAVQSSLSDEGIGSEKKRQSSSDGPQAPKKKPKTTNIELQGVPNDEVHPLLGVKGDGKSKKKQAGRPKGSKAGGAISELL
- the RBBP5 gene encoding retinoblastoma-binding protein 5 isoform X2, which translates into the protein MNLELLESFGQNYPEEADGTLDCISMALTCTFNRWGTLLAVGCNDGRIVIWDFLTRGIAKIISAHIHPVCSLCWSRDGHKLVSASTDNIVSQWDVLSGDCDQRFRFPSPILKVQYHPRDQNRVLVCPMKSAPVMLTLSDSKHVVLPVDDDSDLNVVASFDRRGEYIYTGNAKGKILVLKTDTQDLVASFRVTTGTSNTTAIKSIEFARKGSCFLINTADRIIRVYDGREILTCGRDGEPEPMQKLQDLVNRTPWKKCCFSGDGEYIVAGSARQHALYIWEKSIGNLVKILHGTRGELLLDVAWHPVRPIIASISSGVVSIWAQNQVENWSAFAPDFKELDENVEYEERESEFDIEDEDKSEPEQTGADAAEDEEVDVTSVDPIAAFCSSDEELEDSKALLYLPIAPEVEDPEENPYGPPPDAVQSSLSDEGIGSEKKRQSSSDGPQAPKKKPKTTNIELQGVPNDEVHPLLGVKGDGKSKKKQAGRPKGSKGKDKDSPFKPKLYKGDRGALPLEGAAKGKVQAELGQPLTGGAISELL